One stretch of Ptiloglossa arizonensis isolate GNS036 chromosome 7, iyPtiAriz1_principal, whole genome shotgun sequence DNA includes these proteins:
- the Mcph1 gene encoding microcephalin yields the protein MSPKKRKIKTKNILDECCGLKCQRSSLAVNLSCVSNLTDSGNESLKQTHIEYNDASATTVNYNTTSKSDRYECSKSKQTHHDFSLQNARILLEKINDDNEILNKDCKRLKEAILSKTMEVFDVQNELSVKTHTILGNKCNRSDTICNNDFVCAATNTKASAVSNIINKIEYKNNQNISSTPKDKCTNKNIEEQKKQYKLKKRRLFNVSKHLNGKNVSDSNMNLKCNSPTLNLSQLKNKNYGSSIILAENNKKIDTFATESISHRDNRSVVYKDQSILNESIFMAVPIACSTMLSDQILDTEPENHSQIEHNLSSLNKHTKINAISMEITPSQRRYILNNKEQSLEQVIKNVPDNFSKQKELKNNRTSVSLIQKLVQPTTEVSKSSYESSKKLEKSVLFNTITEKSTKIQCNDQDTTADNSGNTIRTSLNVNTSIDAKNKDKCKQKDNKEETYNKDLRNIQEIPNIGTNCTSLEVNTSLDTINRLYLQNSNIRRRLSISNNVAKSDTDTEENITNTTNVYNIKNKIIDQIQSGKSYIEATPYPTCRSVLLKSQFTSKNNIHNDNNELRNPTEIQPPNNTLCPMRNNVSIECTNSCYEHGKTINNSSSCEMVCNKSQISVVIKESTDESELQKDQNVKNSTVPSAKKKCKKKLLPLHECSQLLSFSPVQEEYLPFEHPTHPKKYKKKKKQNIKNKSNSTNHESNMKNIKRKSSEQLLLEDDHLIVCDKKKKETKTKKIISKKITIKKVTDENILKQLEKDRENMLKNHTCILSRNSSNDFQAQKGLSTARLSRKKAQKINIVATGLSNDDKNTVKSIIKALGFAKLELNVTKRTTHVVTTGVRTINLLHGIIRGCWLVRFEWILKSLENNAWLPPGKYEMTHFSKAVQENRKDRQLFGTSYVPELFAACGSIYVGRNTTPPYNVLKDLIKTAGGRITDNLETARIVVGIEGLKETWVLDCITTGELQPFDQYRRH from the exons ATGAgtccgaagaaaagaaaaatcaagacgaaaaatatattggaTGAATGTTGTGGCCTTAAATGTCAACGTAGCTCGCTGGCGGTCAATTTAAGTTGTGTCTCAAACTTAACAGACTCTGGCAATGAATCACTCAAACAAACACATATTGAATACAATGATGCTTCTGCAACTACAGTTAACTATAATACAACCTCGAAAAGTGATAGATATGAATGTTCTAAAAGCAAACAAACACATCAcgatttttctttacaaaatgCAAGAATACTTCTAGAGAAAATTAATGATGACAATGAGATTTTGAATAAAGATTGCAAAAGATTAAAGGAAGCTATTTTGTCCAAGACTATGGAAGTATTTGATGTACAAAATGAGCTCTCTGTTAAGACGCATACAATTTTAGGGAATAAATGTAATCGATCTGACACAATTTGTAACAATGATTTTGTATGTGCTGCTACAAATACTAAAGCGTCTGCAGTGTCGAATatcataaataaaattgaatataaaaataaccAAAATATTAGTAGTACACCGAAAGATAAATGTACAAACAAAAACATCGAGGAACAAAAAAagcaatataaattaaaaaaaagacgaTTATTTAATGTAAGTAAACACTTAAATGGTAAAAATGTGAGTGACAGTAACATGAATTTAAAATGTAATTCTCCGACACTGAATCTATCACAATTGAAGAACAAAAACTATGGGAGTAGCATTATACTAGctgaaaacaacaaaaaaatagATACTTTTGCAACTGAATCTATTTCCCATAGAGATAATAGATCTGTTGTTTATAAAGACCAATCTATTTTAAATGAAAGTATATTTATGGCAGTGCCAATTGCTTGTTCAACAATGCTAAGTGACCAAATATTAGACACAGAGCCTGAAAATCATTCTCAAATTGAACATAATTTATCTTCATTAAATAAACATACGAAAATAAATGCAATTTCCATGGAAATAACTCCTTCTCAGAGGAGGTATATATTAAACAATAAAGAACAATCTTTGGAACAGGTTATAAAAAATGTGCCTGACAATTTTTCTAaacaaaaagaattaaaaaataatcgtaCTTCTGTTTCTTTGATACAGAAATTGGTACAACCAACTACAGAAGTTTCCAAATCATCATATGAAAGTTCTAAAAAGTTAGAAAAATCTGTTTTATTCAATACTATTACAGAAAAAAGTACTAAAATACAATGCAATGATCAAGATACAACTGCAGATAACAGTGGAAATACAATACGGACTTCTTTAAATGTAAATACATCCATTGATGCAAAAAACAAAGATAAATGCAAACAAAAAGATAATAAGGAGGAAACATACAACAAGGATCTTAGAAACATACAAGAGATACCAAACATAGGTACCAATTGTACTTCATTGGAAGTGAATACATCCTTAGATACCATAAATAGATTATATTTGCAAAACAGTAATATAAGAAGAAGGTTATCAATATCGAATAATGTAGCAAAGAGTGATACAGATACAGAAGAAAATATTACCAATACTACTAATGTATAtaacataaaaaataaaattattgatcaAATTCAATCAGGTAAAAGCTATATTGAAGCTACTCCATATCCAACATGTCGATCTGTTTTATTGAAATCACAGTTTactagtaaaaataatattcataatgataataatgaatTAAGAAATCCTACTGAAATACAGCCTCCTAACAATACATTGTGTCCAAT GAGGAACAATGTATCTATAGAATGCACAAATTCGTGTTATGAACATGgaaaaacgataaataattcgtCTTCTTGTGAAATGGTCTGTAATAAATCACAGATATCGGTAGTTATAAAAGAATCAACAGATGAGAGTGAATTACAAAAAGatcaaaatgtaaaaaattcaacAGTGCCCTCtgctaaaaaaaaatgtaaaaagaaattattgccTCTTCATGAATGTTCGCAATTATTATCATTCTCTCCAGTGCAGGAAGAATATTTACCATTTGAACACCCAACACAtccaaaaaaatataaaaaaaaaaagaaacaaaatataaaaaataaatctaattcaacAAATCATGAaagtaatatgaaaaatattaaaagaaaaagcagTGAACAATTACTATTAGAAGATGATCATCTCATAGTTTgtgataagaaaaaaaaagaaacaaagacaaaaaaaattatCAGTAAAAAAATTACCATTAAAAAAGTTACTGATGAAAACATTTTAAAACAATTAGAAAAAGATAGAGAAAATATGCTTAAAAACCATACTTGTATtttaagtagaaattcgtcaaaTGATTTCCAAGCTCAGAAAGGATTATCTACTGCAAGATTGTCAAGAAAAAAAgcacaaaaaataaatattgttgcaACAGGTTTATCTAACGA tgATAAGAATACAGTCAAAAGCATTATTAAAGCTCTTGGTTTTGCAAAACTTGAATTAAATGTCACCAAACGAACAACACATGTTGTAACTACAGGTGTGCGTACAATAAATTTGCTACATGGAATTATACGGGGCTGCTGGCTTGTTAGATTTGAATGGATTTTGAAATCTTTAGAAAACAATGCATGGTTACCTCCAGGAAAATACGAAATGACACATTTTTCAAAAGCAGTGCAG GAAAACCGTAAAGATAGACAATTATTTGGAACATCCTATGTTCCTGAATTGTTTGCTGCTTGTGGCTCCATATATGTTGGAAGAAACACAACACCTCCTTATAATGTATTAAAAGATCTAATAAAAACTGCAGGTGGTCGTATTACTGATAATCTGGAAACAGCAAGAATTGTGGTTGGTATAGAAGGTTTAAAAGAAACTTGGGTCTTAGATTGTATCACAACGGGTGAATTACAACCATTTGATCAATACCGACGACATTAG
- the Tmem63 gene encoding transmembrane protein 63 isoform X2 → MGYNYFNRYETPSAVSCISVPRLNTTIITDAYAGIPENLLLNFFGFLILVILFGLLRKKAWNYGRLALLNKTDERWMELFYGNNEDGGLLSWIVTAFKVTDDELLKRAGPDGLLYISFERHLIILTSLMVIVSLCIALPINFHGNMQGDDATFGHTTLSNIDPTSPWIWVHTVLLLSYLPVGGYVMRHFFRKVQDARHGGELAARTLLITEIPKHQCNVQTLTDYFKEAFPTLTVEDVTLAYDIRRLSTLDVERDCAEQARLYCENYARKEEPLKMYPYPCGQVIGCCCKYQIDACEFYTNEEMRLSALIDEEKKLALSRPLGVAFVTLGTSGAAKTMRQQLNSSSTVKWVVNYAPTPSDIFWENLSIPRPCWYLNAVLINFALGIVLFFLTTPAVIVSALNKLPITGEIMNLSPIVSSFLPTVLLVSVAALMPVLVAKSESLVRHWTRSGLNRAVMTKTLLLLLLMVLILPSLGLSSAQAFLEWTVNPTNGSERWDCVFLPDQGALFVNYVITAALLGSGLELVRFPELALYAFRLCVARSRAERIHVRKAVLWEFPLGAHYAWLLLVFTMTTVYSLACPLITPFGLLYLVVKHLVDRHNLCFAYGPSIGGGQLAGAAASATGAAPILAQAALLALGFVRRGLSPLAAVQLSGLAASILGLVTGATLPRSKSKTQVLKRDLSAGQNFIAPVLKKEQISLEETISTDSNSDPNQPSSGSTSTFVIKENPKLYQNYGKVSQA, encoded by the exons ATGGGCTACAATTACTTTAA CCGATATGAGACTCCATCTGCAGTGTCATGCATTTCAGTACCAAGGCTTAATACAACAATAATAACCGATGCTTATGCAGGCATTCCTGAAAACTTACTGCTAAATTTTTTTggatttttg ATTCTCGTTATATTGTTTGGTCTATTGCGCAAGAAAGCATGGAATTATGGACGACTTGCATTATTAAACAAAACAGACGAAAGATGGATGGAACTCTTTTATGGAAACAATGAGG ATGGAGGTTTATTATCATGGATTGTTACCGCATTCAAAGTTAC CGATGATGAACTGTTAAAACGAGCTGGACCTGATGGTTTATTATATATATCATTTGAGCGTCATTTAATCATCTTAACAAGCTTGATGGTTATTGTATCCTTGTGTATAGCTTTACCAATTAATTTTCATGGAAATATGCAAGGAGATGATGCAACATTTGGTCACACAACATTGTCAAACATAGATCCAACGTCTCCATGGATTTGGGTGCATACAGTACTTCTGTTGTCCTACTTACCAGTTGGTGGTTACGTAATGAGGCATTTTTTTAGAAAA GTGCAAGATGCCAGACATGGTGGTGAGTTGGCAGCTAGGACATTATTAATTACAGAAATACCAAAGCACCAATGTAATGTTCAGACTCTCACAGATTATTTCAA AGAAGCATTTCCTACTTTAACGGTAGAAGATGTTACATTGGCTTATGATATTAGACGGCTGTCAACATTAGATGTAGAAAGGGATTGTGCCGAACAAGCACGTTTATATTGTGAAAACTATGCAAGGAAAGAAGAACCCTTAAAAATGTATCCATATCCATGTGGTCAAGTGATAGGTTGTTGCTGTAAATAT CAAATTGATGCCTGTGAATTTtatacgaacgaagaaatgcGATTATCGGCGTTAATCGATGAAGAAAAGAAGTTAGCATTGAGCAGGCCTCTAGGAGTAGCTTTTGTGACTTTAG GTACATCTGGAGCTGCTAAAACTATGCGACAACAACTAAATTCTTCATCTACTGTAAAGTGGGTTGTAAATTATGCACCAACACCATCTGATATTTTTTGGGAAAATTTAAGTATACCAAGACCATGTTGGTATTTAAATgctgttttaataaattttgctcTGGGCATTGTATTGTTTTTTCTTACTACTCCAGCT GTAATAGTATCTGCTTTGAATAAATTACCGATCACAGGAGAGATTATGAATCTTAGTCCAATAGTTTCATCTTTTCTTCCAACTGTATTATTAGTTAGCGTGGCTGCTTTAATGCCTGTATTAGTAGCAAAAAGCGAATCATTAGTTAGACATTGGACTAGAAGTGGCCTAAATCGGGCAGTAATGACAAAAACACTACTTCTTTTATTATTGATGGTTCTTATATTACCTAGTTTAGGTTTAAGCAGTGCCCAGGCATTTTTAGAGTGGACTGTGAATCCAACAAATGGCTCAGAAAGATGGGATTGTGTGTTCTTACCTGATCAG GGCGCCCTATTTGTAAATTATGTTATTACTGCCGCCTTGCTTGGAAGTGGTTTGGAGTTAGTCCGATTTCCCGAATTAGCGTTGTATGCCTTCAGACTGTGTGTAGCTCGTAGTAGAGCAGAAAGAATACACGTTAGAAAGGCAGTATTATGGGAATTTCCATTAGGCGCTCATTATGCCTGGTTACTCTTAGTTTTTACTATGACAACAGTGTACAGTTTAGCTTGTCCGTTAATTACACCTTTTGGCCTGCTGTACCTTGTAGTGAAACATTTG GTGGATAGGCATAATCTATGTTTCGCGTATGGACCAAGCATTGGTGGTGGCCAGTTAGCAGGGGCAGCAGCAAGTGCTACCGGAGCCGCTCCGATTTTGGCTCAAGCTGCATTATTGGCTTTAGGCTTTGTAAGAAGAGGTTTGTCGCCACTGGCTGCTGTACAACTTAGTGGTCTTGCTGCAAGCATTTTAGGTCTTGTTACCGGAGCTACCTTACCCAGATCAAAGTCTAAG ACGCAAGTGCTGAAAAGAGATCTGTCTGCTGGTCAAAATTTTATCGCCCCTGTATTAAAAAAGGAACAAATTTCTCTAGAGGAAACTATATCCACTGATTCGAATTCTGATCCCAATCAACCTAGTTCGGGAAGTACTAGTACTTTTGTGATTAAAGAGAATCCGAAACTTTATCAAAACTATGGTAAAGTATCGCAAGCATaa
- the Tmem63 gene encoding transmembrane protein 63 isoform X1, giving the protein MGYNYFNRYETPSAVSCISVPRLNTTIITDAYAGIPENLLLNFFGFLILVILFGLLRKKAWNYGRLALLNKTDERWMELFYGNNEGRDIDALCIETSVNSQLSHVDGGLLSWIVTAFKVTDDELLKRAGPDGLLYISFERHLIILTSLMVIVSLCIALPINFHGNMQGDDATFGHTTLSNIDPTSPWIWVHTVLLLSYLPVGGYVMRHFFRKVQDARHGGELAARTLLITEIPKHQCNVQTLTDYFKEAFPTLTVEDVTLAYDIRRLSTLDVERDCAEQARLYCENYARKEEPLKMYPYPCGQVIGCCCKYQIDACEFYTNEEMRLSALIDEEKKLALSRPLGVAFVTLGTSGAAKTMRQQLNSSSTVKWVVNYAPTPSDIFWENLSIPRPCWYLNAVLINFALGIVLFFLTTPAVIVSALNKLPITGEIMNLSPIVSSFLPTVLLVSVAALMPVLVAKSESLVRHWTRSGLNRAVMTKTLLLLLLMVLILPSLGLSSAQAFLEWTVNPTNGSERWDCVFLPDQGALFVNYVITAALLGSGLELVRFPELALYAFRLCVARSRAERIHVRKAVLWEFPLGAHYAWLLLVFTMTTVYSLACPLITPFGLLYLVVKHLVDRHNLCFAYGPSIGGGQLAGAAASATGAAPILAQAALLALGFVRRGLSPLAAVQLSGLAASILGLVTGATLPRSKSKTQVLKRDLSAGQNFIAPVLKKEQISLEETISTDSNSDPNQPSSGSTSTFVIKENPKLYQNYGKVSQA; this is encoded by the exons ATGGGCTACAATTACTTTAA CCGATATGAGACTCCATCTGCAGTGTCATGCATTTCAGTACCAAGGCTTAATACAACAATAATAACCGATGCTTATGCAGGCATTCCTGAAAACTTACTGCTAAATTTTTTTggatttttg ATTCTCGTTATATTGTTTGGTCTATTGCGCAAGAAAGCATGGAATTATGGACGACTTGCATTATTAAACAAAACAGACGAAAGATGGATGGAACTCTTTTATGGAAACAATGAGGGTAGAGATATAGATGCATTATGTATAGAAACTTCTGTTAATTCACAACTTTCACATGTAGATGGAGGTTTATTATCATGGATTGTTACCGCATTCAAAGTTAC CGATGATGAACTGTTAAAACGAGCTGGACCTGATGGTTTATTATATATATCATTTGAGCGTCATTTAATCATCTTAACAAGCTTGATGGTTATTGTATCCTTGTGTATAGCTTTACCAATTAATTTTCATGGAAATATGCAAGGAGATGATGCAACATTTGGTCACACAACATTGTCAAACATAGATCCAACGTCTCCATGGATTTGGGTGCATACAGTACTTCTGTTGTCCTACTTACCAGTTGGTGGTTACGTAATGAGGCATTTTTTTAGAAAA GTGCAAGATGCCAGACATGGTGGTGAGTTGGCAGCTAGGACATTATTAATTACAGAAATACCAAAGCACCAATGTAATGTTCAGACTCTCACAGATTATTTCAA AGAAGCATTTCCTACTTTAACGGTAGAAGATGTTACATTGGCTTATGATATTAGACGGCTGTCAACATTAGATGTAGAAAGGGATTGTGCCGAACAAGCACGTTTATATTGTGAAAACTATGCAAGGAAAGAAGAACCCTTAAAAATGTATCCATATCCATGTGGTCAAGTGATAGGTTGTTGCTGTAAATAT CAAATTGATGCCTGTGAATTTtatacgaacgaagaaatgcGATTATCGGCGTTAATCGATGAAGAAAAGAAGTTAGCATTGAGCAGGCCTCTAGGAGTAGCTTTTGTGACTTTAG GTACATCTGGAGCTGCTAAAACTATGCGACAACAACTAAATTCTTCATCTACTGTAAAGTGGGTTGTAAATTATGCACCAACACCATCTGATATTTTTTGGGAAAATTTAAGTATACCAAGACCATGTTGGTATTTAAATgctgttttaataaattttgctcTGGGCATTGTATTGTTTTTTCTTACTACTCCAGCT GTAATAGTATCTGCTTTGAATAAATTACCGATCACAGGAGAGATTATGAATCTTAGTCCAATAGTTTCATCTTTTCTTCCAACTGTATTATTAGTTAGCGTGGCTGCTTTAATGCCTGTATTAGTAGCAAAAAGCGAATCATTAGTTAGACATTGGACTAGAAGTGGCCTAAATCGGGCAGTAATGACAAAAACACTACTTCTTTTATTATTGATGGTTCTTATATTACCTAGTTTAGGTTTAAGCAGTGCCCAGGCATTTTTAGAGTGGACTGTGAATCCAACAAATGGCTCAGAAAGATGGGATTGTGTGTTCTTACCTGATCAG GGCGCCCTATTTGTAAATTATGTTATTACTGCCGCCTTGCTTGGAAGTGGTTTGGAGTTAGTCCGATTTCCCGAATTAGCGTTGTATGCCTTCAGACTGTGTGTAGCTCGTAGTAGAGCAGAAAGAATACACGTTAGAAAGGCAGTATTATGGGAATTTCCATTAGGCGCTCATTATGCCTGGTTACTCTTAGTTTTTACTATGACAACAGTGTACAGTTTAGCTTGTCCGTTAATTACACCTTTTGGCCTGCTGTACCTTGTAGTGAAACATTTG GTGGATAGGCATAATCTATGTTTCGCGTATGGACCAAGCATTGGTGGTGGCCAGTTAGCAGGGGCAGCAGCAAGTGCTACCGGAGCCGCTCCGATTTTGGCTCAAGCTGCATTATTGGCTTTAGGCTTTGTAAGAAGAGGTTTGTCGCCACTGGCTGCTGTACAACTTAGTGGTCTTGCTGCAAGCATTTTAGGTCTTGTTACCGGAGCTACCTTACCCAGATCAAAGTCTAAG ACGCAAGTGCTGAAAAGAGATCTGTCTGCTGGTCAAAATTTTATCGCCCCTGTATTAAAAAAGGAACAAATTTCTCTAGAGGAAACTATATCCACTGATTCGAATTCTGATCCCAATCAACCTAGTTCGGGAAGTACTAGTACTTTTGTGATTAAAGAGAATCCGAAACTTTATCAAAACTATGGTAAAGTATCGCAAGCATaa